The Flavobacterium commune genome contains a region encoding:
- a CDS encoding polysaccharide deacetylase family protein, with the protein MSKKRKVNHILESKSIVLLFFLFAFYFSSAQILKRQIPDKLVVLTFDDAPVSQYSIVAPLLKKYGFKATFFVCEFPPNFRDNSKYMNWTQIKKLDKMGFEIGNHTQSHKHVNKLSKENFIQQLQYIENKCDSLKIKKPLSFAYPGYDYSLNAIATLQQQGYILARAGGSRSYNPLEDHPFLIPSWAINATNKDQIIAALQEAKNRKIVVLTIHGVPDIEHPWVNTPPDLFKEFLNYLSKNNYKVIAIKDLNKYIDFPKAAKTIAIDTSKKYKN; encoded by the coding sequence AAGTAAACCACATTTTAGAATCAAAATCAATAGTTTTGCTTTTCTTCCTTTTTGCATTTTATTTTTCATCAGCTCAAATTTTAAAACGACAAATCCCTGATAAATTGGTCGTATTAACTTTTGACGATGCGCCTGTGAGTCAATACAGCATTGTAGCTCCATTATTAAAAAAGTATGGTTTTAAAGCCACTTTCTTTGTCTGCGAATTCCCACCTAATTTTCGCGACAATTCTAAATATATGAATTGGACGCAAATCAAAAAATTAGATAAAATGGGTTTCGAAATAGGCAATCACACTCAATCGCACAAACACGTAAACAAACTGTCTAAAGAAAATTTCATTCAACAATTACAGTATATAGAAAACAAATGCGATTCGCTGAAAATCAAAAAACCGCTCAGTTTTGCTTATCCCGGCTATGATTACAGCCTTAATGCCATAGCTACATTACAGCAACAAGGCTATATTTTAGCTCGTGCCGGAGGCAGCAGATCCTATAATCCCTTAGAAGACCATCCGTTTTTAATTCCTAGTTGGGCTATCAATGCTACCAATAAAGACCAAATTATCGCTGCTCTTCAGGAAGCCAAAAACAGAAAAATTGTGGTACTAACCATTCACGGAGTTCCAGACATCGAGCATCCATGGGTAAACACTCCTCCTGATTTGTTTAAAGAATTTCTTAATTATTTATCTAAAAACAACTACAAAGTTATTGCTATTAAAGACTTAAACAAATACATTGATTTTCCAAAAGCAGCAAAAACAATAGCTATTGACACTTCTAAAAAATACAAGAATTAG
- a CDS encoding MarR family winged helix-turn-helix transcriptional regulator — MKIEDEIKSTVELNLSKKIILNIMYTQNILSEKFNEVLKPYDLSGEQYNVLRILRGQKGNPANMCVIQERMIAKTSNTTRLVDKLLLKELVTRNVCPDNRRKIEVLITQKGLDVLSELDPKVIEHENALTSNLNTEELEQLNTLLEKYRNQQQHHEQVYRKPKLEIRNKEI; from the coding sequence ATGAAAATTGAAGATGAAATAAAAAGTACGGTTGAACTAAACCTTTCTAAAAAAATTATTCTCAACATCATGTACACACAAAACATTCTGAGTGAGAAGTTTAATGAGGTTTTAAAACCATATGATTTATCAGGAGAACAGTACAACGTATTGCGAATTCTTAGAGGTCAAAAAGGGAATCCGGCTAATATGTGTGTCATTCAGGAGCGAATGATTGCTAAAACCAGCAATACCACCCGCTTAGTTGACAAATTATTATTAAAAGAATTAGTAACGCGAAATGTCTGTCCGGACAACCGAAGAAAAATAGAAGTATTGATTACCCAAAAAGGATTGGATGTTTTAAGCGAATTAGATCCTAAAGTAATAGAACACGAAAATGCCCTGACCAGTAATTTAAACACTGAAGAATTAGAACAATTAAATACATTATTAGAAAAATACCGAAATCAACAACAACATCATGAGCAAGTTTATAGAAAACCAAAACTGGAGATACGCAACAAAGAAATTTGA